The Tripterygium wilfordii isolate XIE 37 chromosome 4, ASM1340144v1, whole genome shotgun sequence genome has a window encoding:
- the LOC119996267 gene encoding uncharacterized protein LOC119996267 isoform X3, with translation MVMRNFKIVRRLAAYKRSTIKGLQEAIISDASHAESLIAGAILKTFHCYDKYSQSRNHDEGSRSLLFHQQESRGSRLGLHFVIQIKESVKLILIWSLPPNRLWNLYWNCKRLFLIVIHLSPNPQVVCSMTICDLSIFHPSAPCL, from the exons ATGGTGATGAGAAACTTCAAAATCGTGCGCCGGCTAGCAGCGTACAAG AGATCAACTATCAAAGGCCTCCAAGAG GCTATTATCTCTGATGCTTCTCATGCTGAATCTTTAATAGCGGGGGCAATCCTCAAAACATTCCATTGCTATGACAAATACAGTCAGTCAAG GAATCATGACGAAGGATCCCGGTCTCTACTCTTTCATCAGCAAGAAAGCCGGGG GAGTCGGCTAGGTCTGCATTTTGTGATTCAGATAAAGGAATCAGTGAAGCTTATTCTGATCTGGTCACTACCACCAAACAGACTTTGGAATCTATATTGGAACTGCAAGAG gcTCTTCTTGATAGTAATCCATCTGTCACCAAATCCTCAGGTGGTATGTTCCATGACGATTTGTGATTTGTCCATATTTCATCCCTCTGCTCCATGTTTATAA
- the LOC119996267 gene encoding uncharacterized protein LOC119996267 isoform X5, whose product MVMRNFKIVRRLAAYKAIISDASHAESLIAGAILKTFHCYDKYSQSRNHDEGSRSLLFHQQESRGSRLGLHFVIQIKESVKLILIWSLPPNRLWNLYWNCKRLFLIVIHLSPNPQVVCSMTICDLSIFHPSAPCL is encoded by the exons ATGGTGATGAGAAACTTCAAAATCGTGCGCCGGCTAGCAGCGTACAAG GCTATTATCTCTGATGCTTCTCATGCTGAATCTTTAATAGCGGGGGCAATCCTCAAAACATTCCATTGCTATGACAAATACAGTCAGTCAAG GAATCATGACGAAGGATCCCGGTCTCTACTCTTTCATCAGCAAGAAAGCCGGGG GAGTCGGCTAGGTCTGCATTTTGTGATTCAGATAAAGGAATCAGTGAAGCTTATTCTGATCTGGTCACTACCACCAAACAGACTTTGGAATCTATATTGGAACTGCAAGAG gcTCTTCTTGATAGTAATCCATCTGTCACCAAATCCTCAGGTGGTATGTTCCATGACGATTTGTGATTTGTCCATATTTCATCCCTCTGCTCCATGTTTATAA
- the LOC119996267 gene encoding uncharacterized protein LOC119996267 isoform X4: MFFCISLFEIYFEHGQRETMFYLSPDGSDLSMQRSTIKGLQEAIISDASHAESLIAGAILKTFHCYDKYSQSRSRLGLHFVIQIKESVKLILIWSLPPNRLWNLYWNCKRLFLIVIHLSPNPQVVCSMTICDLSIFHPSAPCL; encoded by the exons ATGTTCTTTTGTATATCACTGTTTGAAATATATTTTGAGCATGGTCAACGAGAAACAATGTTTTATTTATCCCCTGATGGATCTGATTTATCCATGCAGAGATCAACTATCAAAGGCCTCCAAGAG GCTATTATCTCTGATGCTTCTCATGCTGAATCTTTAATAGCGGGGGCAATCCTCAAAACATTCCATTGCTATGACAAATACAGTCAGTCAAG GAGTCGGCTAGGTCTGCATTTTGTGATTCAGATAAAGGAATCAGTGAAGCTTATTCTGATCTGGTCACTACCACCAAACAGACTTTGGAATCTATATTGGAACTGCAAGAG gcTCTTCTTGATAGTAATCCATCTGTCACCAAATCCTCAGGTGGTATGTTCCATGACGATTTGTGATTTGTCCATATTTCATCCCTCTGCTCCATGTTTATAA
- the LOC119997679 gene encoding putative pentatricopeptide repeat-containing protein At3g28640, with product MLSDVDVVPDNHTFHFAILGCVNSNWMILGRQIHNWVIKNGGVTSDSHVQTSLARLYSVCGVMSDAKKVFGEIPLPDMVQWNVLMNGYIRCDSATESSRVFQVMLVQGTEPDEYCCTTALTACAQSGALWQDKWIHEYMRRQGFDLDVFSGTDLVDMYAKCGCIDLAVEVFEGMSKRNVFSWAAMIGGFAVHGYARKALDALEKMQVEDRIKPDGVVILGVLMACTHAGLQVEGQSLLENMEARYGIVPQHEHYSCVVDLLCRKGQLDEALHLIRRMPMKPLASVWGALLSSCQTHKDVKLAILAAKELLELDNTGVAKEDVAYVQLSNVYFSAEKNEDACRIRKMIDDRGLKKTPGCSMIEVDGMASEFLSGDVSHPLIPHIHAMLELLFFHSIH from the coding sequence ATGTTAAGCGATGTTGATGTCGTCCCTGATAATCACACATTTCACTTTGCTATCTTGGGGTGTGTAAATTCTAATTGGATGATTTTGGGTCGGCAAATTCACAATTGGGTAATTAAAAATGGTGGTGTTACATCGGATAGTCATGTGCAGACATCACTTGCTAGGTTGTATAGTGTGTGCGGAGTTATGAGTGATGCCAagaaggtgtttggtgaaattcCTCTTCCAGATATGGTGCAGTGGAATGTGCTTATGAATGGATACATTCGGTGTGATTCAGCTACTGAATCTTCGAGGGTTTTTCAAGTTATGCTGGTGCAGGGGACTGAGCCTGATGAGTATTGCTGCACTACTGCGTTGACCGCATGTGCGCAATCTGGGGCTCTTTGGCAAGATAAGTGGATTCATGAGTATATGAGGAGGCAAGGGTTTGATCTAGATGTGTTTTCTGGTACAGATCTTGTGGATATGTATGCCAAATGTGGATGCATAGACCTGGCTGTGGAAGTCTTTGAGGGGATGAGTAAGAGGAATGTGTTCAGCTGGGCTGCCATGATTGGTGGCTTTGCAGTGCATGGTTATGCAAGGAAAGCACTTGATGCTTTAGAGAAGATGCAGGTTGAAGATAGGATTAAGCCCGATGGGGTTGTCATTCTTGGGGTTTTAATGGCTTGTACCCATGCAGGACTGCAAGTGGAAGGGCAATCATTGCTGGAGAATATGGAAGCTCGATATGGGATTGTTCCTCAGCATGAGCACTACAGTTGTGTGGTAGACTTGCTTTGTAGGAAAGGTCAATTGGATGAAGCACTTCATCTCATAAGGAGAATGCCAATGAAGCCGCTTGCTTCAGTTTGGGGTGCTTTACTGAGTAGTTGTCAAACACACAAGGACGTCAAGCTTGCGATTCTTGCTGCGAAAGAGCTTCTAGAGCTAGATAACACTGGTGTTGCAAAAGAAGATGTAGCATATGTTCAATTGTCAAATGTTTACTTTAGTGCAGAGAAGAATGAAGATGCTTGTAGGATCCGGAAGATGATAGATGACAGAGGGTTAAAGAAAACCCCAGGATGCAGTATGATAGAGGTGGATGGGATGGCGAGCGAGTTTCTTTCAGGGGATGTATCGCATCCGCTTATACCTCATATACATGCAATGCTGGAACTGTTGTtctttcattcaattcattaa
- the LOC119996555 gene encoding photosystem II 22 kDa protein, chloroplastic, with product MAQTMLLMPSSVSTNLKRDPSLQSQVQKLRPALLPKILFNPSLPTKPNSYKGLTTIALFKSKTKAPLKKAAPTPKPKTEDGIFGTSGGIGFTKQNELFVGRVAMIGFAASLLGEAVTGKGILSQLNLETGIPIYEAEPLLLFFILFTLLGAIGALGDRGRFVDDPPTGIDKAVIPPGKGVRGALGLKESGPLFGFTKANELFVGRLAQLGIAFSLIGEIITGKGALAQLNIETGIPINEIEPLVLFNVIFFFFAALNPGTGKFLTDEEEE from the exons ATGGCTCAAACAATGTTGTTGATGCCAAGTTCTGTTTCCACAAATCTCAAGAGAGATCCTTCACTCCAATCCCAAGTTCAGAAATTAAGGCCAGCACTATTGCCTAAAATCCTATTTAACCCGTCCCTTCCTACAAAACCCAATTCCTATAAAGGGCTAACCACTATTGCTCTCTTCAAATCCAAGACCAAAGCTCCTCTCAAGAAG GCGGCTCCAACTCCAAAACCCAAAACTGAAGATGGTATATTTGGTACTTCTGGAGGCATTGGTTTCACCAAGCAGAACGAGCTCTTCGTGGGTCGTGTCGCCATGATTGGCTTTGCA GCATCATTGTTGGGTGAAGCAGTAACTGGGAAAGGAATTCTGTCACAATTGAATCTCGAGACTGGAATTCCCATTTATGAAGCTGAACCACTGCTTCTGTTCTTTATTCTTTTCACATTGCTTGGAGCCATTGGAGCTTTGGGTGACCGTGGCAGATTTGTCGATGACCCTCCAACTGGAATTGACAAGGCTGTCATTCCTCCAGGCAAAGGAGTCAGAGGAGCATTGGGCCTCAAAGAAAGTG GTCCCCTGTTTGGATTCACCAAGGCAAATGAGCTATTTGTGGGAAGATTGGCACAACTGGGTATTGCTTTCTCATTAATTGGAGAGATTATAACAGGAAAAGGAGCTCTCGCGCAGCTAAACATCGAGACTGGAATTCCCATCAATGAAATTGAACCCCTTGTGTTGTTCAATgtcatattcttcttctttgcgGCATTGAATCCCGGTACCGGTAAATTTCTCACCGACGAGGAAGAAGAGTAG
- the LOC119996266 gene encoding apical junction molecule-like, whose amino-acid sequence MAIESSSESMAIESSSDSYFITYFQKVEAELAEIGLKEDATARATATATARSILNKAIDLFPDKPVFYIRLAFLVAKEASRLPEEEVQRQHLLQEALTSADEAVRLSPYSLDAATMKVIILSQILRKNFSEPIYHRIIDECNRALAIRIPTNDIPTNDYPMNFSETVAHQRIGIRALQDIAEHERAEHERAARERAERAERARAKSNRNYRLQQIIEKREMEEEKKRAAEEEKNKAELEERMRMEEEKRRAEEEKWKAGEEKRKRKYKKKKEKAAEKRQKEEEERQKAEEEKQKDLKDASGCPSDARFDATQYAFFGQDAVEEVDLGGLDDDGDDPVFGSVNDDDYYLFDKDEGVDFGSLPDVDDLATTYAKLNSVVTEPRNPGVIGNRGSESFSRESSSATDWAQDGELGSLLDQQMPCMEDVQELERWSSQPQSSSARFSESEPAFVFPFPGGRSQQASLQHPYISSLSNVSGFRIFRV is encoded by the exons ATGGCGATCGAGTCTTCCAGCGAGTCTATGGCGATTGAGTCTTCCAGCGATTCTTACTTCATAACATATTTCCAGAAGGTGGAAGCTGAGTTGGCGGAAATTGGTTTGAAGGAGGATGCGACTGCGAGGGCGACGGCGACGGCGACGGCGAGGAGCATCCTTAACAAAGCCATTGATCTATTTCCAGATAAGCCAGTTTTTTACATCCGACTGGCTTTTCTGGTGGCCAAGGAAGCGTCACGGCTTCCCGAAGAGGAAGTACAGAGGCAACATCTACTCCAAGAGGCGTTGACGTCGGCCGATGAGGCCGTCCGGCTTTCTCCCTACAGTTTGGACGCTGCAACAATGAAGGTTATCATTCTATCTCAAATCCTTCGGAAGAACTTTTCTGAGCCAATTTATCATCGGATCATCGATGAATGCAATCGCGCACTCGCGATACGCATCCCGACAAATGATATCCCGACAAATGATTACCCAATGAATTTTTCGGAGACTGTTGCACATCAGAGAATCGGCATAAGAGCGTTGCAGGACATTGCTGAACATGAAAGGGCTGAACATGAAAGGGCAGCACGGGAAAGGGCTGAACGGGCTGAACGGGCAAGGGCTAAAAGTAATAGAAATTATAGGCTACAACAAATAATTGAGAAAAGAGAAAtggaagaggagaagaaaagggcAGCAGAAGAGGAGAAGAACAAGGCAGAACTGGAAGAGAGGATGAGGATGGAAGAGGAGAAACGGAGGGCTGAAGAGGAGAAGTGGAAGGCTGgagaggagaagaggaagaggaagtataagaagaagaaggagaaggcaGCAGAGAAGAGGCagaaggaggaagaggagaggcAGAAGGCGGAAGAGGAGAAACAGAAAGATTTGAAGGACGCCAGTGGATGTCCATCAG ATGCACGCTTTGATGCAACACAGTATGCGTTCTTTGGGCAAGATGCCGTGGAAGAAGTTGATTTGGGAGGTCtggatgatgatggtgatgatccTGTGTTCGGATCTGTCAATGATGACGATTActatttgtttgataaagatgag GGTGTGGATTTTGGATCGTTACCTGATGTGGATGATCTAGCAACTACATATGCAAAG TTAAACAGCGTTGTCACGGAGCCAAGAAATCCTGGAGTTATTGGCAATAGAGGTTCCGAATCTTTTTCAAGAGAAA GTTCATCTGCCACTGACTGGGCACAAGATGGTGAACTTGGAAGCTTGCTGGATCAGCAAATGCCTTGTATGGAAGATGTCCAGGAGCTAGAGAGATGGTCATCACAGCCACAATCTTCCTCTGCTCGTTTCAGTGAATCCGAGCCAGCTTTCGTATTCCCTTTTCCTGGTGGCAGATCCCAGCAAGCTTCACTGCAGCACCCGTATATTTCGTCCCTATCCAATGTATCAGGGTTTAGgatctttagggtttag
- the LOC119996267 gene encoding uncharacterized protein LOC119996267 isoform X1 — MFFCISLFEIYFEHGQRETMFYLSPDGSDLSMQRSTIKGLQEAIISDASHAESLIAGAILKTFHCYDKYSQSRNHDEGSRSLLFHQQESRGSRLGLHFVIQIKESVKLILIWSLPPNRLWNLYWNCKRLFLIVIHLSPNPQVVCSMTICDLSIFHPSAPCL; from the exons ATGTTCTTTTGTATATCACTGTTTGAAATATATTTTGAGCATGGTCAACGAGAAACAATGTTTTATTTATCCCCTGATGGATCTGATTTATCCATGCAGAGATCAACTATCAAAGGCCTCCAAGAG GCTATTATCTCTGATGCTTCTCATGCTGAATCTTTAATAGCGGGGGCAATCCTCAAAACATTCCATTGCTATGACAAATACAGTCAGTCAAG GAATCATGACGAAGGATCCCGGTCTCTACTCTTTCATCAGCAAGAAAGCCGGGG GAGTCGGCTAGGTCTGCATTTTGTGATTCAGATAAAGGAATCAGTGAAGCTTATTCTGATCTGGTCACTACCACCAAACAGACTTTGGAATCTATATTGGAACTGCAAGAG gcTCTTCTTGATAGTAATCCATCTGTCACCAAATCCTCAGGTGGTATGTTCCATGACGATTTGTGATTTGTCCATATTTCATCCCTCTGCTCCATGTTTATAA
- the LOC119996267 gene encoding uncharacterized protein LOC119996267 isoform X2, producing MFFCISLFEIYFEHGQRETMFYLSPDGSDLSMQRSTIKGLQEAIISDASHAESLIAGAILKTFHCYDKYSQSRNHDEGSRSLLFHQQESRGSRLGLHFVIQIKESVKLILIWSLPPNRLWNLYWNCKRLFLIVIHLSPNPQVYEPQKNESTHCHPTRY from the exons ATGTTCTTTTGTATATCACTGTTTGAAATATATTTTGAGCATGGTCAACGAGAAACAATGTTTTATTTATCCCCTGATGGATCTGATTTATCCATGCAGAGATCAACTATCAAAGGCCTCCAAGAG GCTATTATCTCTGATGCTTCTCATGCTGAATCTTTAATAGCGGGGGCAATCCTCAAAACATTCCATTGCTATGACAAATACAGTCAGTCAAG GAATCATGACGAAGGATCCCGGTCTCTACTCTTTCATCAGCAAGAAAGCCGGGG GAGTCGGCTAGGTCTGCATTTTGTGATTCAGATAAAGGAATCAGTGAAGCTTATTCTGATCTGGTCACTACCACCAAACAGACTTTGGAATCTATATTGGAACTGCAAGAG gcTCTTCTTGATAGTAATCCATCTGTCACCAAATCCTCAGGTG TATGAGCCTCAAAAAAATGAGTCAACGCATTGTCATCCCACGAGATATTAA
- the LOC119996154 gene encoding eukaryotic initiation factor 4A-8-like encodes MAGLAKDGSQFDSRMKEPLACDGQDFITSNDVVKSNNVNYFDIMELLRDTLGDRVHELASKSQQREIASFCDSLYDIQRGQSGTEKTATLCLGILRILDYGLVQCQVLVLAHTREVARQIEEVMREEKYFPVVKVRACVGGTSVRKDQCILQAGVHVVVGTPGRVLDMMRRKYLRPDYIKMFLLDEASERLLTTGYEDQVVDIYRMLPSDISVGLFSARMTPEAHLFVDDHLQ; translated from the exons ATGGCAGGATTGGCAAAGGATGGATCACAATTTGATAGCAGAATGAAGGAACC TCTCGCATGTGATGGACAAGATTTCATCACCTCTAATGATGTGGTCAAATCTAATAATGTGAACTATTTTGACATCATGGAGCTTTTAAGGGACACCTTGGGTGATAGGG TTCATGAGCTAGCTTCTAAATCCCAGCAAAGAGAAATTGCTTCATTCTGCGACAGTCTTTATGATATTCAGCGGGGCCAGTCTGGAACCGAGAAAACTGCAACTTTATGCTTGGGCATTTTGCGGATTCTTGATTATGGTTTGGTTCAATGCCAAGTCTTGGTTTTGGCACACACCAGAGAAGTCGCACGACAGATTGAAGAAGTAATGCgggaagaaaaatattttcccGTTGTTAAGGTTCGTGCTTGCGTTGGTGGTACAAGTGTTAGGAAGGATCAATGCATTCTTCAAGCCGGTGTCCATGTTGTTGTTGGTACTCCTGGTCGTGTGTTAGACATGATGCGTAGGAAGTACCTTCGCCCTGATTATATCAAAATGTTTTTGTTGGATGAGGCTAGTGAAAGGCTTTTAACAACAGGTTACGAGGATCAG GTTGTCGACATTTACAGGATGCTACCGTCAGATATTTCGGTTGGTTTGTTCTCTGCAAGAATGACACCCGAGGCTCATTTGTTTGTTGATGATCATCTCCAGTGA